ttttgtttaagtaaactgaaaaatgtaactcCATGTAactaacaaactttttaattcattgtttgtaaatatatatatattattttgtttatattaaatattaaaagcgcAGTATATCATCCCTATAATATATNattttgtttaagtaaactgaaaaatgaaactCCATGTAactaacaaactttttaattcattgtttgtaaatatatatattattttgtttatattaaatattaaaagtacagtatatcaaatatttatataaaataaagaataaagtaatgcaataataaatataaatactagattttagtttattatattctgaaattcagtaattattatcatttaattcttaaaataactgaatagagctattttcaaatagtttttttctttacaagaCATAATTTGCATGGCAACAatccaattattataatagtaaCAGTTTTAATCTTTGTTGTAAGTAAGAGAAACTGCATCAAAACTTGTCTTTTGTTATAGATTACTGCAAAGTGCAAACAATGTAATACTATTTGATTTTGAACagtgataattttgtaaataaattgtactttgtttaatatttaattgttttttctatgaattatccattgtatgtcaatctcagtacttacttttgtgtcattttttgaatttctgcCACATATGTGGCAGAAAATGATTTCTGCCAAGCCAGTTTTAACCGGTTTCTACCAGTGGTTTTAACCACCTCAGCAGAAACTTGCCAACCTTGATTggagttgaattaattgtgaaaatcaaCATCGCAGagggaaaatgtaattttgaaaaagggaaaattaagcactttttaaaaacacctaaaGAAAAAAGctcctttaagggcttttaaaaaacgaaaataagcactttatAAAAACACTATGAACCctgattaaaatagaaataaagtaaGTTCAAATCTCACCATTTCATCCCCATTGGTAAGAGTAGAGGCAACTGGATTCATTAGATTTCTGCAAAATATCTCTTTTTCTGAACTCTGAGAAGAAAGAATGATGCATTCTTGATCACATAAGAAATCGTTCATTTTCTGAATCGTAGGAATAGTTTGTaagactgaaatttaaaaagaaaaattacaaagtttaataaataaaaatatctgttaattttttgtatacaaTGCTTGAGCACATTAAAACACCACAGGGTAAAAGTCAatgttaatacaaaataaacataaataatttccaaTCAAAATGAAGCAAGACTTAGTgctatggtaaaaatataaatattcacaaaaatgaatataaattctctcatatcttattaaaaaaacataccaTGTATATAAAAAAGTCAGGGTGTTAAACTTAACTggtataaaatatgcataaattggGATTATTTGCCTAAAGCTGACATCTATCATGAGGGggaattgaaacattttctgAATATTCATCGAAatacattcaaatatttctaaaaatattgtatattttatataaggaataataaaatttagttttcctaaaagcactttttttaatcatttatgaattttaataattaaaacttatctccttgcataaaaaaatagacaatctaataaaattttcaaaaaattatttatgataaaaaaattcaagtttttctGGCAGCTTTAGgtatagaattaataaatttttctctcctTGTTATCAAGATGTTTAAGTCAAGATATAATCTCAAattaagactcaatcttaaaatttacaCAGAAGAACATATGCcacaagatataaaaaataatcaaaacaacaattttttttatatattaagaaaagagtGGCAGCAATAAATTTCACATAACTGCACTTTTTGTGTGAATAATTTAGCACAGCAGAAACCTGAAAAAGCACCACAAATCTggagatttaaattattgtaccCTACAAATAATCCTAAAAATGCAAGCACTTGAAGCATATTATATTGcaagtaaaaatagtaattctcttttttacgtgaaatttaaatgtcaaCTTGGATATtaacaaatacatatttaaatcatagggattttaaatattagaaattttaatgttgcataaaaattaagttaataaatgaaTTGCAAACACTATTAAATACAGCATTTAGatcaactaattttattaactataagCACAAATTACGATGaatgattaattataatatgatattttattatgataacaaattatgatatttattattaatcttatctgttttgtttattttgaaaagaaaaaaaacgttttaactCTTCTGCctcattgaatgttttttatcGATTAACTGatagacaaaaaatataaattacaatattttttcatttaatgttagAATCCCAAATTTAACTTACAATAATgtaagtcatttaaaatttttagaagttgatttttccataaataaaaaatgttcaaaacatgtaagaaagaaaaaaattaaaattcagtttacaaaaaatattaatggttGAAGAGaacaacaaaagtaaaaaaaaaaaaaaaaagaagtaNATaacgttataaaaattattagaaaatattgtgCTGATGCATAAGTTCacacgtttttaaattttttttttataaattaaaaaaaaattttttttaatactttttagcataaaataacaacaatttaatcaataatgtactCTCCGTTGTTGTTTACAGCTTCCTCCCAACGTTCAACGATTTTTTCGATGCCTCTTCAGTAGAAATCTCCAGGAAGCGCCTCGAAAAAGTCGTCAAACCAAGCCCGTAATTCGCGTCAATTTTGAACGAAACGACGTGCAAAGCATTTGAAATCGCATAGCACAAATCTCTTTAGCAGCTTCTGTGGCTTTGACACCTCGATTAAACGTAAAAAGAAGGTGGTGTTGGAAATGCTCGTTTTTGTCGAGTTAACACTTCATTTAAATGCtctaaaaagtaacaaaaattaaagtcaacaaaaaagtgaaatacaCTACTTTATAGAACGAAAAATTCTCCTTCGAATTGCACAAAAGATTATGCcaatacatttcattttcaacgcaaattttttaaattaaaaaaaaagtgggaaCTTATGCATCAACCCAATATAAAGTAATAACTACTTACTAATCTGTGATTTTCGTCTTTCCATAAACTGGTTTGGGTTTTCATTGAAATCCAGCTTTTGACGAACATGACTTAAATTAACTTCTGGACTTTGCGATAATGTTTTTAACACATATGGAGTATAGATAGGTGCAACAGAGTTCAGAGTAGTAAACTTTCCGGAGGACAGAAATGTTGGACTAACACTGGGTGGTATATTAGACTTAGAGTGCAAACAAACAGGATGTGgtgtaaatatctttttttctgttttgacacaaaatttttcagtttcatttgcAGGTTGATAATTAGTTGGTACAGCCAAATTTTGCACTGATTGAAAAAGACAGTCTGTAGATTTTACATTAGAAAACTCACTATATGAGTTGGGGtttgtcaaataattttcaaatgaagcaGGATTACCACCTGGTATATCTTGTAAAgtacaaacattattttcactGATTTTTAAAGATGAGAACTTTGATGATATGAAATCGGGCTTCAAATTggttaaattataagaaaagttttgagaaaactgttctgaattcttttttgaaacatcTATTTCTAATGATACAGCCTGATTAATGGAAGACTTATTATTGGTGGAGGCATCATTTTTGTGTGACACATCAAACGGTACAGTCTTGTTGTGATCTTTGGCTACGCTGAATTCAAGTTTATAAGTAGTTAAGTTTAATTCTGGTGTAGTACTAACTGATGTGTCTTCAACATTCTCAGCACTATCTACTTTTTGAGAATTTGTTGTAACTCTTCCGTTACCAAAATCAAGTTCAGGTGTACAATTATTGCTGGAACCTTCTGAAATATCAGATAACTTAGCCTGAAAAAAATGTCAATGATTAATGTTacaaaaacaaatcattttctattgtttataaatcaaaagtaGATAATGTAGacattttttcaaactgaatTGCAAAGAATGTTTGATTTTGAACTTAATAGTTAAGGCAGCCAGCTGGTATGCCTTTTAATATACATGTTGGAGAAACACCTTATaattaggggggggggaaacattgattttattctttacaaggtttttataatcaaaaatatatatcttttattaaaaattgcagagagcaaaatataaaatatagaaatattgtaaatacAGGACTTTATACAGGGTGCGTTCTGAAAGTAATGCGCATCTTCTgggaaaaatagatttattgatCCTATGGgtacaaatagttaaaattcttcaaaatagttCCCTTGTGCATCAATACACTTGCGGAGACGATTCTGCCACGTCTGGAAGGCACCCTGGAAGTCCTCGACAGGAATACCTCTCAGGAACCTTGTTACATGAGCTTGGATGTTCTTCACCGACTCTCAGTGCTTTCCCTTCAGTTCTCTTTTCAGTCTGgggaacaaaaaaaagtcacaCAGCACCAAGTCAGGGCAATACGGAGGCTGGGGCACCTACTCATCAATTCCAGCAATTCTTCACTGCGCAAAACTCGAACTCCTCTCCTCCGAACTTTGCTCCTCCGTCAACACCTTCGGCACAGACCTTTTGCATTTGCAAATCCTGCGTCACAATCCCATGTACCACACATTTTGACAAGTTTAGGGTGTTAGCGATTACCTGAATGCTTAACCGACTGTCTGACTTCAAAACTTCACACACATGCAGGACGTTTTCATCGGGTCGGGCTGTTGTTGGGCGTCCAGAACAAGACTCGTCGGTGACCATCTCCCGACCCTCCTTGGAGGCTTTGTGCCACCTTCCACACTGAGATTTCGAAATGCATTCCTCCTTAAAGTCGTCTTGAAGCATGTGATGAGTTTCTGTCACATTCTTTCCAAGTCGCACACAAAACTTTATCACATACCGCTGTTCCAGCAAGCAAACACTCCATCACGTCGTTACTCGATCGAAAAAAAGACTTTGCGCAAAGACACGTCCTACCGCTCTTACTGTTCGGAGTGACCTGAGACCAGGCTTGTTTGGAACGACAAATCCCCCACCACATGTTTTGACCAATCTGAGTGCACTGCGATGAATTGTCGCGTCACAATAAAATCATGCGCATTATCTTCAGAACGCACCATGTATGTCATCTATTTACTtgctttataatatatattacaaaattaaaagtaattcttaagaacatattttaagactaagaaaaatctttaaaaatttttgtttgaaaacatcTATTTAgacttatttctaaaacaataataacTTGTATTTGGAAATAGTGCTTAAGTCAAAAAAAANaaaaaaaaaaaaaaaagtgactaaggattgaattgataaaaaaataaataaatcacattaaaaaacacCAGCTATACCGAACCCAGGTATTTTGGTCAAACCCTATTTTGGGTAATTGAATTACAGAGTAgggttcattttcttaaaaaatataataaataatatttttttctagagaTCTTTCAGGATTATTCAGTTCATAATttgttaaactttataaaattaaatttaaaaaataaatttttttttaacattaatattaattgcatgcaaatgaaagttaaaatacaGTGCAAGATATAATAAGATAACGTTGTACATTTACTTTAACTgcattataacaaataattaatgtagAATAACTTAACTTACTccttaatattgaaaaaataaatgcctttaaaaaaagctaatttgaatttatttatacacagtttgctttttaaatgccATACGATAATCGATAATTTCCGTTTAGTATTgtatatactttaatattaaggaaaaatttgcaatgtaccaataaaatgtttcattttattttaattttaaaaatatatttctgaaataaagatTATGAGTTATTGCAATAAACTCTCATACACTAGGGGGGAAAAATTATtgacttttgtaaaatttaatacatttggtGAACAGaaacttttgatcaaatagacctgagttatttaattaaatttgtaggtTTAGtacaaattattaagttttcaaaaaacaagGTTTGTATAAAGTTATACTTTATATAATCTCctaagaaaataatgataataataactacatataaattaataaaatagatttacaaaaattaaaaagttattatgcaatcaacctttttaaattattttttaataatgcaaaatttttataaattaaatataatataatgattttaataataaataaaaaaaaaattttcttcagaaaagtGCCAAAACACTTCTACACactctacaaaaatataaatgtaaagttttCCTGCTTTTGAATAGAGTAATTGGTAGTCCTgtagattgttttttttcttttctttttttttttttcttttacacttcaaattaaaattatttaactttaaatttatgaaaggttaaagaaatttaatttacttccgGCTTTGATAATTCAGGTGTCAAATCTGGAGAACCTGTAAaagataaatatgtatatataaataaaggcAAACATTCATATCCAAACAATAAGCAGTcggaaaaattttaagctttttttaaaatgtccatatttctataaatatttaagctaggagTATGAAAAtttgtgcaattattgcatataataacttaaattacaaTCACAAATCTATTGCTACATTCTTAAGCATAaggtgttcaaaaacattattttccatttgtatTTCATTGTCGGTCTCTCAAacctttaaacttcattgatatgtatgagaaaCAGCATGATCTACACATATCTGAAattatagtgatttttttagaatttcatgagAAAGATGAACAAATGTATTAGCATAGAAGTGTTTCCGTTATTTTATCCACCCCCTCTATGCATGTATATGCATACACATATATACACATGCACACGCTTTAATTTTgagtattattataaaataactctgtatttcatttttatattcataatgttaaatataaacacataaaaatagcatttgacTTTAGATCTATAATATATATCATtgcgattgaaaaaaaaaattgaactacaaattttttgttacacaGTAAAACCCAAATTATCTAAGACCAGATAAGGCACTTTAAATAATTCCtacaatttttaacatacattaaaaGCTTTGTGACAAATGTTTCATTATCATAGTTGGTATTATCAAATTACTATTGCGAAAACGAATCTAAAATATGGCTGTAAAGAAAAGACACTTAAACTCGAAACAAAAAAGAATCTAAGGTTTTTTCCCCCatgatattattgttatttatgatagaaaaataatacatttctcTTCTAACTTTTATTACTGCTACAACATTTTAGAGCCTTCCTTTTGAACTTTAGAAGTTACATGCAGTGACCCTATGAAGCCTATATAACTATCcgttaacataaaatatcataacaGCGTCATTGTATTATCATACATGTACTACAGTACATGTAAGTATCATTATAATATACAGAATATCATTATAGGATGCACATATGTTAATATCATTACAGGGTGAACACTCGCCAGACAAAACTTAACTCCTTAAGGCTTTCAGAgtaaaactcaaaatatcttttttattcttaaaatattttgtcatgatttagggtaaaccaaccagtgaaggaacatttcatatatattgattaaaaataagaatttgaaagtttttcttttgattgattggtaacattagcttactgccaaacaataggaagtcatctagcgatgttttggattacctggtcaaatagacttctctggaaaaaattttgaatttgttattatctctgcaacaccttgtttctttgaaaaaattataaggtgagtgtttgtatttatatgtttgaagtggaattaattgcatgtaatagttttatttttctcactgtgaaaaagagaattcaaaatatagttattgaagttacgttttattttttttaagcatcatagcataataaagtactgagataagggggtgtttattcactggatcaccaaacgatgaaaaaccagtgaaggaacaagtgttcctttactgggtttttttctaagttaatgaaaataaaagataaactttaattttcttgtacctttagtgatgttccgcatcaaaagtatgttaaaaatacgaaaaacaacttctaaccagtgagggaacaggcatgttcctttactgggcatagatttcccagtgaatgaacagtatgtgttaatatgttgacactttaactttcttttcatgattacaaacaaaagttaacattttccaagtatttatatgttataattttaagaataggctggtttttaaatatttgtatggcttaaaaattcatgaagagcattaaaaaataaccaaaattaagtgttccttcacttggtctttttactacttgttatttgaacctccaaaactttaaaacaatattatgtaagttctctaaaaaattttttacataatttgcatttagtgagaaatatgttgacactgtcatttaactaaaattacgaattttgaaattaatatgattttttaaaagccaagtgaagcttaagtgttccttcactggttagtttaccctacatTATCATAACTTCagtagtgatttaaaaatttacttacatgcattaaataactaatttataactaagtagaggagaaaaaattaaattaaaattgttcattttttataataaaattattcattttatctaatcaaaaattttcatattaatccAACACATTTaagatttgtattaaaaattttcattatttacctCATTACAGGCTTTATATAAATAGGAGTTGGTTTTCAAAACGGtataatttaagatattaaaaaagaaattgtatttattaagtagaatgatttaaaaattaaaaataagttattatttaatatagataaaaggaaaataaattaatgtaagacaataagttttataagataaaatagtgATATAAAAGTgcctaaaaattcattaaaatgtgtaaacctattcattgtaataaatgaatatgtGATTAACAATTCTGATAATTGCTGATATTCCAATACATTTCAGGACAAAGAGGAAATTTCCtggtaaattttatgttttccttGTTTCAACAGGGTGCAAAGCcagttttttcaacaaaaaaaaaaaaaaaaaaaaaaaaaatttaaaaaaataagttcattttaagcacttaaaaaaataattttaatcactttccaaaagaaaaaaaaatcataattaggatctgtgcagcaataaaaattatttttttctattatttaaagttcttaatttatgaatcaataaaattcaaaaacattttcacaaaCTTCACATAATCatggtaaaataactagtttctgataactattgcaaagaaaattgtgaaaattatgcattttttgtaatttagatcAACAATCGacacagaaaagaaaaagtgttgattttaaagatagaaaattgagcactttttgcaaaccctgaataaaaaaagcacctttaagggccttaaaaaatgtaaatcaaaaataagcacctataagcactttttaaaaacactacatACCCTAGTAAATAATGAGTGTCAAACCCtacattaaagtaattttgtcaGAGTAATGAGATATATTTTCTGTTCTTTGCTTTTTAATTGTtgctcacaaaaaaaaaattttgggtcaatgttttttggttttaattcttctttatgCCCCACTTTCTTTTCTGTAAATAGCTGCATTGGTAGTTGTTTAACTATGAGGTTTTGAAGTTAAGTAACCTTACCAGATAAAATGAAAGATTACTTAAATTggataatcaaaattatgtaaaatttgtagaacttttagaaatttctacagaagaaaacaaaacaagttttttccttttttacctGAAGGAATTAAGAAGGTAACCTTTTTCTTcgttttatctttctttttcgtTGTAAGAAATTCTAATTCTTGTAATGCCCTTTGACGaggatttaatttttccacTGAATTTTGGTATTCTGAAAAAGGTGCCTGAGAGAAATAATGTTATGATGGTTATAAACAGtaataataagagaaataattaaagttttgaaaattattaaattttacacataagaaatttatattaaaattagaaaagaaccttgcaacaataaaaaaaaagtgatgaagTAGCTCTTGTGAtaggtttataaataaagtataaaaatagaatacaaCATATAACGCAATCTTATAACTCATACTTTCAAATGCAGTGAAACTTTGATAACTCAATGCGGTATTGGAAATccaaaaaatattgagttattGAAGTAGTTTGtggaataaaaaacagaaaataattctaaaattaaactaaaaaaaataaaatctcgaaAAGCATCTTATTCCCATTTGTGCTTTTAGTTGTAGAAAATCCTATTTATTTatcacataaatataaataaactttaagaaacttgatttctttcaataattacattatttaattaattttaaagactaCAGAACATGGAAAAAACTTCAAACTTTCTGTTACTGCCTTAAATTTAtagtattgtttaaatttgaattattcttaATGTTAAACAGTTGTGATGATCATTTACAGTTTCCTTCATTGCCCCCAGTTTTTTTCCACTGTCCTAAAAGAAATAGGTATCTTCCAGGTGAAATGCTCTGCTTAATATTGATACTTATGTTGAAAAACACTTCTACatagacattaaaaaattgcagatttatgtttatttgaaatactaATACAGACTCCcattagtaattaaattcaaaactgtAAGAatatttcacctttttttttcgttacaaTTAAACCGgaaaaatttatcagaatagtagaaaatttaataatataaaatgttagaaaaaaaagcttttgattCAAGCCAGCTAACctcagttgaaatattttaaagtttgtgaAGAAACAACTGCGCTACTAAAACCACTCTTCCCCACaaaatttgctataaaaaaaaactaagatttggtgaagaaataagtaaaaaaaaactttaatgaaaatagaaacttttaaaataaattttcctgacAACTTTGAAAATTCAGGCAAAGGAGCTTAACAGAACTCAcagattaactttttttagttaGGATAATATATTAGAATACCTGTATCTTATAACCTATAATTTAACAACATCTATTTTGGGCCATAACCTATAGGAAGTATttgatttgaaagaagaaaattaaataaattttacataattatttaccCTACTCTCTATTACTTACATTAGAATTAGTAATAAGGTATAAagaggaataaatatttaaagtttttaatgtaatatttataagaaacttacttttttataaatttgaactcCAGATTCTCGTCTTATTTCTGAAACTCTTcgtactataaaaataaatcagttacaTAAAGAACTACAATAAGGAACAATTTAGGACAAAATTGGAAAAGTAACTTACTTTCTGCAGCGATTTCAGTAATATTCATACTAGCGATAGATGGCTTACTAGGGACATTACATGTCCACCTTCTGTTAGcctaaaaaacaaataagtaaaaaatcaatTCCAACGAACACAGAACTTTCATAATAAGAAAGTGACCCTACCAACATATGACATTTTTCGGGCATtggtttacttgaaattttaataatcatcatGATGTCCCTTAACTCCTCTAGAAGTTTGTTGCAACGTTCATTCAAccctgttatttataaaaattttaaacttgtagatgtcgacaaaaaaaaaagaagccgaaagtgtcatttaaaaaaaaaacccgaatgcagatttgaaattagcAATAGGAAAATATGtcagatctgttaaaaaatctcaagtAACAGGGGAACGAAAAGTAGTTTGCTCTTAAAGTGATATTCTTTTATCGATGTttactatattttcataaaataaaacttaataaggCTAATTTtgatcaacaaaaaatttaatgacttcATTCAAAAGTGGGGtatcaaatttcaatttgtaaaatagaaataattagatGCAGTATACTTGTATCTATAACAACCATAAAACTGTCTAGATGAAGAATTCTgatataaagtttttctttatcttaataaaaattctgcagcACGACATGACATCGGGTCTTACGTACTAGCTAGACTAAATTTATTGCTCGCAATTATTTTCACgaaaaatatcaacaattttcaaaattttaataagtgtaGTATAAAGAACTTTCTGGTGATTATAAGAATGTAAAAACTGAAACAtgtttacagttaaaaaatgcttttaaatgcttcaatgatttcaatattatgcacatattattaaaagctatcaaaatacagaaaatttagATATCAGAAATACAACAATACTTTTAACGCTTCATATTTGTATATGACTGACTTCTGACACTTATAAATACCACATGCAAATTTCAAATCCAGCTTCAAACTCTGTTAAGAGAAGGGATCAATTTATTGGAATTCTGAGCAAATCAGCAAGTGTCTCAGTCTTCAATAAGTTTCTGCATGCTATCTTCAGTCTATCGTGACAGGTAAAGCATCTCTCACAGGATGCTGTAATCACTGATAGAAtagcacaaaaattttatattctggaATCTCACTAACCATTCTTTATTGTTCAACTTTTCCACAATCTGAGTCAATGTCAGTgtgaacataaattttaattttaaacactttgccaacaaaacattaaatattcattacaaGATTTGGGTTTATATACATACAGAGTTTCTTTATCTCCTCTCTTccgtatttaaaaatttttctgaaacggCATCCTTTTTTACTCCAACCCAAGGTGTAACAAAGCATGAAGAGATATTAACAAATCTattgcagagatgccaattgCTCCGGAcacaccaaaataatttaaaaaaaaaaaaaaaaacggtaaata
Above is a window of Parasteatoda tepidariorum isolate YZ-2023 chromosome 5, CAS_Ptep_4.0, whole genome shotgun sequence DNA encoding:
- the LOC107446928 gene encoding uncharacterized protein isoform X2 codes for the protein MVKSKIPLPSKRPAQSSIPLPTKCLGTQSKKLPQNSKEVLVSKKPDSVKQVQSISSKVRKEKENIVQRLPSSKSYDSKKVLTKEPSFNGKKVAVAKSTLTTENKVIKQAKPVPVRPTKILVSKPRPVTKDENQPKRFSSYTSQNGKLGVRSMNEQKTKSVIQSKPVPVRPSKILVSKPRPVNKNKNQPERFSSYTSQNGNSAVRSMNEQRTRTKSVIQSKVVNEAKNSNTISTNSMKENMNRNLLGIARKENVAVITPMKQINLAAKSGVDDSEFQKSGFFKSLILNERELSPGIINYCSKAKFTPSKVNLLQLQPKASPRFLTADEFVEEVKRTSSKYYRLNGRLVLRSPEMTPEKIFQGIAKNIDSVKENLNIRQVDEVRRLSEFRRQNSLNVDGLMANRRWTCNVPSKPSIASMNITEIAAEIRRVSEIRRESGVQIYKKAPFSEYQNSVEKLNPRQRALQELEFLTTKKKDKTKKKVTFLIPSGSPDLTPELSKPEAKLSDISEGSSNNCTPELDFGNGRVTTNSQKVDSAENVEDTSVSTTPELNLTTYKLEFSVAKDHNKTVPFDVSHKNDASTNNKSSINQAVSLEIDVSKKNSEQFSQNFSYNLTNLKPDFISSKFSSLKISENNVCTLQDIPGGNPASFENYLTNPNSYSEFSNVKSTDCLFQSVQNLAVPTNYQPANETEKFCVKTEKKIFTPHPVCLHSKSNIPPSVSPTFLSSGKFTTLNSVAPIYTPYVLKTLSQSPEVNLSHVRQKLDFNENPNQFMERRKSQIILQTIPTIQKMNDFLCDQECIILSSQSSEKEIFCRNLMNPVASTLTNGDEMHFMPINSP